A genomic segment from Desulfurispirillum indicum S5 encodes:
- a CDS encoding mannose-1-phosphate guanylyltransferase/mannose-6-phosphate isomerase, whose amino-acid sequence MVNVILCGGSGTRLWPVSRALMPKQFVKLFGERSLFQLTVSRNAALCDRQCIVSNAEQYFLAVDQLHELDQTSGSYVLEPVGRNTAPAIALACLALAADELVLVTPSDHLVKDQRHYQQVLDKGQELARNGYLVTFGVQPTYAETGFGYIESGEGFTVKAFHEKPDLATAEEYLEKGSYYWNSGIFLFKAGVFLDELRSHSPKIHDACVKAFKNGIHGEIMRIRHEDMLDIPDDSIDCAVLEKSDRVRMVSAAMGWSDVGNFAALHDELPKDEHGNTLNDCHISVGSRNNFIYGRERKIATIDVENLIIVDTGDALLVSRKSSSQKVSQIVDRLRAQGNGLHNIHLTGHRPWGTFTVLEEARGYKIKKIEVKPGKRLSLQKHFHRNEHWIVVSGTATVTVGDEVRLVRPNESTYIKMGEIHRLSNEGRIPVVLIEAQVGEYIGEDDIVRLDDDFERTVAPSESS is encoded by the coding sequence ATGGTGAATGTGATTTTATGTGGTGGATCAGGTACCAGGCTGTGGCCTGTCAGCCGGGCTTTGATGCCGAAACAGTTTGTAAAGTTGTTTGGCGAGCGGTCGCTTTTTCAGTTAACCGTGAGTCGCAATGCCGCGCTATGTGACCGACAGTGTATCGTTTCCAATGCGGAACAGTACTTTCTGGCTGTCGATCAGCTTCATGAACTTGATCAGACTTCGGGAAGCTATGTGCTGGAGCCTGTCGGACGGAACACGGCTCCAGCTATTGCATTGGCATGTCTGGCCCTGGCTGCGGATGAGCTGGTTCTGGTTACTCCCTCCGATCACCTTGTCAAGGATCAGCGCCACTATCAGCAGGTTCTTGACAAGGGACAGGAGCTTGCCCGGAATGGCTATCTGGTGACTTTCGGTGTTCAGCCGACCTATGCCGAAACGGGTTTTGGGTATATTGAGTCAGGAGAGGGCTTCACAGTAAAGGCTTTTCACGAGAAGCCTGACCTGGCCACTGCTGAGGAGTATCTGGAAAAAGGAAGCTACTATTGGAATTCCGGGATATTCCTCTTCAAGGCTGGCGTGTTCCTAGACGAGTTGCGCAGCCATTCACCTAAAATCCATGATGCCTGTGTGAAGGCTTTTAAGAATGGAATTCACGGTGAAATCATGCGGATCAGGCATGAGGATATGCTTGATATCCCCGATGACAGCATTGATTGCGCGGTGCTGGAAAAATCTGACCGTGTCAGAATGGTATCCGCTGCTATGGGTTGGAGCGATGTGGGGAATTTTGCGGCGCTGCATGATGAGTTGCCAAAAGATGAGCATGGTAACACCCTTAATGATTGTCACATAAGTGTTGGTTCAAGAAACAATTTTATTTATGGCCGCGAAAGAAAAATAGCCACGATTGATGTTGAGAACCTGATTATTGTCGATACTGGTGACGCTTTGCTGGTATCACGGAAGTCCTCATCTCAGAAAGTGAGTCAGATTGTCGACAGGCTCAGGGCCCAGGGCAATGGGCTGCACAATATCCACCTGACAGGTCACCGTCCCTGGGGGACCTTTACCGTGCTGGAAGAAGCTCGTGGTTACAAAATTAAAAAAATTGAAGTCAAGCCCGGCAAGAGATTGAGTTTACAGAAACATTTCCATCGGAACGAGCACTGGATCGTTGTCTCCGGGACAGCAACCGTTACTGTGGGTGATGAAGTTCGCCTGGTGAGGCCCAATGAATCAACCTACATTAAAATGGGTGAGATCCATCGTCTTTCAAATGAGGGCAGGATTCCGGTGGTGCTTATTGAGGCTCAGGTGGGAGAATATATCGGTGAAGATGACATCGTGCGGCTTGACGATGATTTCGAGCGTACTGTTGCCCCGTCTGAGAGCTCTTGA
- the rfbD gene encoding dTDP-4-dehydrorhamnose reductase produces the protein MSKILVTGGHGQLGGELSERLGPACISAGREVLDVTAYGDVERFCRTYPIAGIVNCAAYTAVDAAESECENAFRINEKGAAHLARISGDLGIPFIHISTDFVFDGTKTVPYVEGDVPNPLGVYGASKLAGEEAVMSANDRSTIVRTSWLYSSRGKNFVKTILQHASRSGQLRVVDDQVGSPTYAGDLADMLVRMLSCSSVGGGRVFHFANEGVCSWYDFACAITAMAGIKCDIEPIETSEYPLPAKRPHYSVLNKRKIKTEFGVTIPYWRNSLERCISRLKVGCD, from the coding sequence ATGAGTAAGATTCTTGTCACCGGTGGCCATGGTCAGCTTGGTGGGGAACTCAGCGAACGCCTGGGGCCAGCGTGTATCTCTGCGGGTCGGGAGGTCCTTGATGTTACGGCCTATGGTGATGTCGAGCGATTTTGCCGGACTTATCCCATTGCCGGTATTGTGAATTGTGCTGCATATACCGCTGTTGATGCGGCTGAAAGTGAGTGTGAAAACGCTTTTCGGATTAACGAAAAAGGCGCGGCGCATCTTGCTCGCATATCAGGCGACTTGGGGATTCCTTTTATTCATATCTCTACGGATTTTGTATTTGACGGCACCAAGACGGTTCCTTATGTGGAAGGTGACGTGCCAAACCCCTTGGGAGTGTATGGAGCCAGTAAGCTTGCTGGTGAGGAGGCGGTCATGTCGGCAAATGATCGTAGTACTATTGTTCGTACCAGCTGGTTGTACTCATCTCGAGGAAAGAACTTCGTGAAAACCATTCTCCAACACGCTAGCCGCAGCGGGCAGCTGCGGGTGGTCGATGATCAGGTGGGAAGCCCTACTTATGCAGGTGATCTGGCAGATATGCTGGTTCGTATGCTCTCATGTTCTTCAGTGGGGGGCGGGCGGGTATTCCACTTTGCCAACGAAGGTGTCTGCAGTTGGTATGATTTTGCCTGTGCCATAACCGCCATGGCGGGTATCAAGTGTGATATTGAGCCCATTGAAACAAGTGAATACCCACTTCCAGCAAAGCGCCCCCACTATAGTGTTTTGAACAAAAGAAAAATCAAGACGGAATTCGGTGTTACCATCCCCTATTGGCGCAATTCGCTTGAACGTTGTATAAGCAGGTTGAAGGTGGGCTGTGACTGA
- the rfbA gene encoding glucose-1-phosphate thymidylyltransferase RfbA yields MKAIVLAGGSGTRMYPITKGVSKQLIPVYDKPMIYYPLSVLMLSGLREVLIITTPQDQATFQNVLGDGTELGMRFSYAVQPSPDGLAQAFLIGEEFIGGSDVCLVLGDNLFYGHGLSEVLRRSVRIVEQERRSVIFGYQVSNPQRYGVVEFDRNLDAVSIEEKPEFPKSHYAVVGLYYYTNDVVQVARRIQPSERGELEITAINEYYLKQGRLKVELMGRGYAWLDTGTHESLLEAGNFIEVIEKRQGLKVACLEEIAYEMGYIDRQQLVHLAKPLEKNQYGQYLLRIAERERLKG; encoded by the coding sequence ATGAAGGCTATTGTTCTTGCCGGGGGCTCCGGTACACGTATGTATCCTATAACCAAAGGAGTTTCCAAGCAGCTGATCCCGGTTTACGACAAACCGATGATTTACTATCCCCTTTCGGTGCTGATGCTTTCCGGGCTCCGTGAAGTTCTTATTATTACAACGCCCCAGGATCAGGCCACTTTTCAGAATGTGCTCGGGGATGGAACGGAACTTGGCATGCGCTTCAGCTATGCCGTCCAGCCAAGCCCCGATGGATTGGCTCAGGCATTTCTCATTGGTGAGGAGTTTATCGGAGGCTCCGATGTGTGTCTGGTGCTTGGGGATAATCTTTTTTATGGACATGGTTTATCTGAGGTGCTGCGCAGAAGCGTGAGAATAGTCGAACAGGAGCGCAGATCAGTGATATTTGGCTATCAGGTGAGTAATCCCCAGCGCTATGGAGTGGTGGAGTTTGACCGGAATCTGGACGCCGTAAGCATTGAAGAAAAGCCGGAGTTTCCTAAAAGTCATTATGCTGTTGTAGGTCTTTACTACTACACCAATGATGTGGTGCAGGTTGCCAGGCGGATTCAGCCCTCTGAACGAGGAGAACTTGAGATAACAGCCATCAACGAGTACTACCTGAAGCAGGGTCGCTTGAAGGTTGAGCTTATGGGGCGTGGCTATGCCTGGCTGGACACTGGAACCCATGAGAGTCTTCTTGAGGCGGGAAATTTCATTGAGGTCATTGAAAAGCGGCAGGGCCTGAAGGTAGCGTGTCTTGAGGAGATAGCCTATGAGATGGGCTACATTGACAGACAGCAGTTAGTGCATTTGGCAAAGCCTCTTGAAAAGAACCAGTATGGTCAGTATCTGTTACGGATTGCTGAGCGGGAAAGGTTGAAGGGATGA
- the rfbC gene encoding dTDP-4-dehydrorhamnose 3,5-epimerase: MKITPTQIADVLLLEPRVLEDSRGYFMETFRLDALHAALGFQVGFVQDNESCSRCGVLRGLHYQLPPFAQSKLVRVVAGCVLDVAVDIRRESPTFGACVSTELSAENKRQIFIPRGFAHGFVVLSEVAVVQYKVDNYYSSKSDRGIVYNDPHLGIDWRLPADQLLLSDKDSHQPSLKEAELFPAENLYE; the protein is encoded by the coding sequence ATGAAGATTACGCCCACACAGATAGCTGACGTCCTGCTGCTTGAACCCAGAGTATTGGAAGATAGTCGCGGGTATTTCATGGAAACATTCCGCCTTGATGCCCTGCATGCGGCTCTTGGCTTTCAGGTAGGATTTGTGCAGGACAATGAGTCGTGTTCGCGCTGTGGAGTACTACGAGGACTGCACTATCAGCTGCCGCCGTTTGCTCAAAGCAAGCTGGTGCGTGTCGTGGCTGGCTGTGTGCTTGATGTCGCTGTCGATATTCGCCGGGAAAGCCCTACCTTTGGAGCCTGCGTGAGCACGGAGCTTTCTGCGGAGAATAAACGTCAGATCTTTATTCCGCGTGGCTTTGCCCACGGTTTTGTGGTGCTCTCTGAAGTCGCAGTTGTCCAGTATAAAGTCGATAATTATTACTCCAGCAAAAGTGATCGCGGAATAGTCTATAATGATCCACATCTTGGCATTGACTGGAGGCTTCCGGCAGATCAGCTGCTTTTGTCTGATAAGGACTCGCATCAGCCATCCCTGAAAGAGGCTGAACTCTTTCCTGCTGAAAATTTGTATGAGTAA